The genomic interval ttGGAGTTGGTATCATAGTGTCACGCGACAAGGGTAGCTCAAAAAAATGTAGGTATCACATTGTACCAAGTGGTACCAAGCGGTACCATATAGTTCTAAGTGATATCATATGATGTCAACATGTATCAATAGGTATCAATAGGTATCGTTTGATTCCTATATGGAAACGTGAATGATATCGATTAGTACCAACATGTGTCAAATGATACCAACAGATGCTAGAAGGTATCAATCCACAAGGTCTTCAGTGGTATCACATAGTATCAAAAGGTATCAACATGTATCACTAGATAGTATCAATATGTATCATATGTTAATAAGTGGTATCACATAATACCATTTAGTCATTTAGTATCAACATGTATCATATTGGGATACtgagctcttcatcattacgGATCGCCAGCAGCACGCGCTGGGGAATGATTCGGTTCTTCTTGTTGTCGCGCGCTACGTTCCTGGTGAGCTCGAGCACCTGGAGGAAGGAATAGAAGAGAAGGGGCAGACAATCCAAATCAGGCCAGGGTACTCTGCGGCGAGCGCGTGGGCCGAACCTCGGCGGCGAGGTACTcgaggacgtcggcgaggTAGACGGGTGTGGCGTGGAGGTACGCAGCAAGTTAGACATCGTGGAGGCGCGCGGCGTAGAGAAGACATACTGCACGGAAGAGATACGAGCAAAACATTAACTGTCTCGTTCATACGACATATCGTACGGTAGCTTTTCCGGTAATATTTTACCGTCGTTGggtaaaagaaaatgataggTGGGAAAAGTCGGAAACAGATTAGCACTTCCGGTATACTAAACCCCCTTTTTAAACCTCCGCACCCCCACCCACGCTCGCTTTGCTCGGCCGTTCCTGTTCCGTCTCGCAAAATAATTCTGCGATTCGCGTAGAACATCCACCGCCCCCAAATCTCTCTAGGGTTTCCTCCCGTCCTCGCTCCCTTCTCGGCGGCGTCGtctcgcggcggcgccggcgccggaggctTCCTGCTCCCCCCCGCTCGCTtccctcgtcgtcctccgcccCGCGCGCCTGTaaggtttggattggatccatCCTATCCCTGTGGTCTCTCTCTTGTTTGCGCGTGTCGATCTCCATGCGGGTGGGTGGGGGAGCTTGATCCGCCTTTCCCCCGTCCCCCGCGGGTGCGGGGCgtggagtcgccgccgcccgccgcctttTACTGTGTGGCCTCTTCACCGTCGCAAATGGGATGCGTTATtcgtggcggtggcgctgctTTATGCCGTGCATGGAGGCTTAGGGTTATAGCACGCGGGATAGTGCCTTTGGTTTCTGTTTTGGCCGCGTCGTAGATCAGCGATTACTATGAAGTCGCTGTTTTTGTACTTCAGCGATTTAGTTTGGACGTTTTGGGTGGGAAAATTGTCTGCTTTTAGTGTTAAAAGCAACCTGAGCGAGCCTATGATTGGATAGATTTTGAGTATTGACTCCACAGGACAACATGATTAGGGGTTGGTTTTGGACTTCAAGTCGGAGGAGTGGGGCAATGTTTTGAGTGTTGAGCCAGATTGTTTGTCTTGATTAGTTCCTACTGATATGTTCTAGCTTTTTTAAATTGAGCAGTCAATGTTGCAGCTGTGCCCTTTGTGTCTGATGAGACCTTTACCtttagttaaaatatattttggtagTTTACTTCTTCCAATTGTGCAATTGAGGGTTTCCTAGGTCATTGTAGTCTTAATCATGCAAAGGTTTCACAAGCATTCGTTGATTGAGTTTTTGTATGCTTGATTTTGGTAAACTTGCATTACTCTGGTTCTGGTATTCATTAGGAGTAGGCTATTGTTGAAGATAAATGGGTCTATCTAGAGTACTATTGAACTATATTACAATTTGATTTCTGGAGATCGCATTCAATTTATTCCAATAGTTCAGCTGTGTTATATAGTACATTTATTACTAATGCATCTACTTATATACCATACATATTTTGTCCGCAATTCATTTTTGTACATTTTCGTTTTGATCTATGGTCTTGCCAGGTTTTGGGCAATCCTCTACTTATAACCATATAGCCATACATGCAGTTTCCATGTTAACTTGTGGATTCATCCAATTATTATTTCTGTTAAGATCAAGAACTAATGTATACTTTTCTTCAGCAATGGCAGTGCAAGCTGGAAACTCAGTTACTCCTATAAGCCCCCAAGTGGTAGGCATTTTATCTTGTCAGCTGTCTACTACTATTTGCTGAGGTTCTTGTGTTGAAGAAATGTAAGCTTTGTTCATTGCAGATTAGTGGGGCATTTGTTCAGCAATATTACCACATTCTACATGAGACACCAGATCAGGTCCACAGGTTCTATCAAGATGCAAGTATTGTTGGCCGGCCTAATTCTACTGGAGTAATGGAATATGTCTCCACAACTGCTGTAAGTTCCCTTATGTCATTCAATTGCTATAGTTGGTAACATTAGTACTTTTGCTAAGTTCTATGTTTTCGAGCAGGATATCAACAGAATGATCTTGTCTATGGACTTTAGCAACTACTTAACAGAGATAGAGACTGCAGATGCACAGTTATCTCACAAGGATGGTGTGCTCATTGTTGTTACTGGATCTTTGACATCTGAAGGCATATGCCGTAGATTTGCACAGTCATTCTTCCTTGCACCTCAAGAATCTGGTGGCTATGTTGTTCtcaatgatatatttagatttatagtGGAAAGGCCACCAGTtgcaataaatcaaattactcaagaaaatgaaaacaatcAGAATGCTGCCTCTCTTGCTGAAACTGGTACATTATTGACTATCTTCTCTTTCTAAGGAAAATCTCTTAGTCTTCAAATCCATGTACACTGACTTTTTCAACACTGTCAGATCCTAATCCAGCTGAAGACGGTATGGTCTCAGACCCAGTGGCAGTGGAGAATAATTTCGCAGATGGGGAAGTGACAAATTCCACTCTTGATGGCACTAGTGTCGAAAATAATGCTACTGTTGAATCACCTGAACAAATGAGCAAAGAGGAGGAACCCAGGAAGACCCCTGTTGCTGCTCCTACCCCTACATCTCAGAAGGATGTAACAAAGAAGTCCTATGCGTCAATTGTGAGTTCCCTATTCTCCCTTCTGCCATACTGCTTGTTTGAAGCATGATTCTGAATGATTGGCTAATATAATTGTGAATTTGTTGCTAAGCTCCTATTGATTACATACATTAACGATGGTTCCTTCATAGGTGAAGGTGATGAAGGAGGTGCCACTGACCCCAGTTGCGAAACCTAAGCCAGCTCCAAAACCTGTGATTAAGACTGCTGAAGCTTCAGAGAAACCTTCTGTTAAAAGTACTCAGACTGTTGAAATCACTCCAAATGATGATAACGTTGCTGAAAACAACACTTCTAATGATGGTTGGTTCTAGCATTAATTTAGTGGATCAGATTGTTAACACTACTAGTAGAATAGCATTACTAACACTTCTTTTTGAACTGTAGAGCAAGGTTACTCAGTTTTTGTCAAGAGTTTGCCTTACAATGTGACTGTCCAGATGGTTGAGGAAGAGTTTAAGAAATTTGGTGCTATCAAGCCAAGTGGAATCCAAGTTAGAAACAACAAGGTTAGCAATAATTGGCTTTGGTCCCTtaggtattttattttttctgactCTTTTACTACATTATGCAGATTGACCGATTCTGCTTTGGCTTTATCGAGTTTGAGTCACAGCAATCTATGAAGGCAGCAATTgaggttgttttttttttcagcctgTTCCTTGATTTTTGCACATTAAACAGAACTGTGGTTAAAATTGATAATGTGTTGCCAttgattgtttttaaaatttttgttttgggttTTGCCATggaacaattttttaatgatcttaaaacaaaattgcagTATCAAGATTTGTATATTCTAGTGATTGTACTCACTGTATATGTATGGTTGTGATCTAGGCATCTCCAATTCTTATGGGTGGGAAAGAAGTATTTGTTGAGGAGAAAAGAACCACTACCCGAGGTAAGCAAAATCAACCTTCCTGATCAGATTGACAATAGATTGATAGTTTTTGCTCATTTAGTCATGTGTTTGTAGGTTTCAATACACTAAAAGAAACCATGATGCTGAACTATCAATGGCATTTCCTAGCTTTTGTTTTGAACTCTTGCATGTAGTTTCTAATGTTAATTTGTGCATCTTTTACAATTGTTAGCTTTcagcaaaattatatataccacAGTGCCTTGTATTTTTGTGGCCACTGGCAGTATGATTTTGGATGTATTGATTGCTAATTATGTTCTCCCTTGTTATTAATTACTATGTGTCTGGCCATTATGTCTATCAAGCTGTTTTGAGTCCTTTTACACTGACATGCTTAtgataagtatttttttacatgaaacttTCATTTCTTATCAAGAGATATATGGCTTAagagtgtatttttttgcctCAGTTGTGAATGGTGTTGTCATCACACGTGGTGATAATGGGaatggtggtggaggtggtcgTTTCCAATCTGGAAGGGGAGCCTTCCGTGGTGATAATTTCAGAGGACGAGGTGGTGGCTATGCGAACAATGCTAACTACCACGGAGGTGATAACTTCAACAGGAGGAGTGACTTAAGAAATCGCACTGAGTTTTCAGGTCGTGGTCGAGGGCCACCACCTGGGAATGGCTATCAGCAGAACGGATTCCATCCGGCGCGGCCCTTCCAGAACGGAAATGGGAGGTTTACCCGTGTCAACAACTCTCCTAGGCAAACACCGGTTGCTGCATAGATGAGGGCATTTTCCAGGGGAAATTCACCAAAACTGGAATTTCCTGCAGAGCTTAAGAGTTTTAAGTAGAGCATtgtttcttagacaaattggGATGGGCATGAagattctttttctccttgtaACTTCTGCTACAAGGTAgagttttggtgattaattgCTGTTGACTAACGTCCATTGGTTTGGTGGTGGTCCAAAATTGTATCATCTGCTGATCCGAATTCGGGGAAATGGAACATTCATCTTGACGTACGTGcagagattttattttatgctaTCTTTGTTTGTAAACGCATCTTCTGCTGCCTACTTCCTCAATCTGTCTGTTTCACCCATTATTTGCGAAAAGACACCTGCAAGAAGGATgttctattattatttttataaaagaaataagttCCAACCTCACAATTTGATTCAATTTCCCAATCAAATGCGATGAACTTTGGCTGCCTTTTTTACCCAGGttatttgtagttttttttttcctttggtttTTACTGAACGCTCTAAACTATTATGGTGTATTTGTTTCAGCTTtacaatagttaattttatggtctacactattaaataactataaaaaaaagtacaagCAAGCTTcctatctatataaaaaaaacacagcctAAACTCTTTTCCCTCAGAAAGGAAATGCGAAAGGGAGTACTACTccgtttcaaaaaaaaagatttttgggtttttttaggTCGAGTGTTTGactatccatcttatttaaaaaatttattaaaaattaatagaaatattaatcataaattttttttaaataagacagagtaattcgtttattttgggacgaaggtgGCATAGCTGCTACAAGCCGCCCGAGCCGAGACTGTCGAGAATCGACGGTTGATGGGGACAAACCAACCTGCCGAGGAAATTTACCATCAAATTGCAGATGTGTGCTCCCCACAGCGCCGATCTCGCGGATCGCCAGCGAAAGAGACCTTTGCGGGTCGCGCGGCCCTGGGCTACTGGTCAGAACTGACCGGACGCCCGCCAACTTGCGCcttctcctttctctcttttttttgtgggATTGAATTTGAGGTGACGTGACGCGCGACGGCGGCACTGGTAATCAGGGTGGGATGATGGAGACCAaaccatttttcatttttcccgCGGCGAGCGAGTGCGGCGCGTGCTCGTGTCGTGTTATCGTGTGTGTCATCTCATCGCTTGGCTTGCACTACTTGTGAACGTGATCTCTGCTCGTTTTGGTCGTCGCTTTTGGGAGTGTGGATGGATAACATTCTCAAACGTATCCTCGCGAGGGATCACAAAAGAGGAGCGCAATATTGGCTACGGATTGCCAAACCTAGCTACTTTCAGCTATGTCACACGCTCACAATAATGGTCAAGCCATTCCAAGAGTTTATTTGGAACATTGGTGATTCATCATTCGTACCGTTTGGAACGTACGAATTAACAAAACAcaagaacagaaaaaaaacattactaCAATATATTGATAGGAGGTGGtggtagattatttttcttttacatttTAGCCATATTAAAAAACTCATTTTATAAATGAACTTCAAAAACAACGTAATGGATCTTTTTTCGAGCCAATAACCTTGGCGGCGAGGTCCAACATCTCGGCACTATAGTTATTGGTGCCGAGACGCTTGCCCCTAGTAGCCAAGACATGAAGAAGGCAACGCCAAAGACATTGACACAGAGcatctatttgtaaaaaatatagaaaaatcatctatgcgtaagaaaaatatatttacaaataaatggTTGGCGCCGAGGATctatttatgaatattttttcttagtaTAGACCTCTTTTCCAATTTCTTTTTGTAAATAGGTTCTCGACACCAATGTCTTTGTCGCTAACTTTCTTCATGCCAATGATTTAGATGTCACGAGGGGGCGAgggcatccatccatcatctTTGGTGTAGAGACGTTGGACCTCGGCACCAGTGAACATGACGCCGAACAAAAGGGTctttttttgaagtttttctaAGAGTCTATTTATGATAAAAGTTTTCCAAAAGAGATATAGTATAAAAATTCAAGGAGGTGATAGCAATGGTGTTTAGGGTGGTGGCGCAAGGCGGTGTAGTTTGTTAGAAATATAGATACATACGGTTAGGGATAAAAGAGTTTAatagaaactctagagataaagataaaatcgtagagagatacgatagaatatttatcttatgcTCCgagtttctatctcctatgtaCGCTATAAATAGACCCTTAAGGGCTAGTGCAATATAGAACAGATCATATGATTTATCTCCCATCTAATATTTTCCACATAGTTAAGCTAGTGGTGATTAAGTCACCGGTCAAGAAAGCGGTGATCCAAAGTTCCTGCATTTCAAATGTGCTATAACTTTCGTCCAAATCACCATAACggaattttatataatgtcGAAAGTTCCAATCCTTTCTTTCAAATGgcgaaagaaaaatataagttctTATAAAATTACAATCCTATAAATTCCTATTTAAATATCTCGTTTCAAAAGTTAATTTCCACGATCAATTCCAAAACAAACTTTccaaatacaaatttatgtGCATATGATAAACCAGCAAACATACAAAATGTTTTAAGTAGGTGCATCTATATGGATAAGATTAAGAGCCCCTTTGAAACGCATGAGTGGAGAACAATCAAGAATAAGAGAAATGCATAATTTTGATAGGAATACAAGTGTAAAATAGATGATccacaaaaaatacatgaacGATAGTTTGAATGAGCCGAGGAAAACATAGGAATCATAAAAGTTTTCATAAGATTGAACATCATACCAACTTctcttcaaaaattttctagtcTCAGGGGCTGTTTGTTTCCCcaggaatttttttagtcctgtcatatcgaatgtttggacactaattttaatttttttagtccctgtcacatcgaatgtttggacactaattagaagtattaaatatagattattaataaaatccaccccatactctggactatttcgtgagacgaattattgagcctaattagtcaatgattagcgaatatgatgctacagtaaatatttactaatcgtgacttaattaggcttaaaaaaatttgtctaataaaatagtctttatttatgcaattagttttgttatcagtctgtatttaatactcctaattaacgtcaaacattcgatgtgacaagggacttaAAAAGAAGTCCCTGAATCTAAAAAACCCCCTTAAgctgttcgtagagttttttttgAATTCTCATATACTTTTGCTTCAAAGGaccaaataggaaaaaaatatataggatttaaatttgataaaatttcatGGCCGCAGTATGGATATGGGTTATTCGGCGGAGGATCGTGAGTTGATCGATCCCTTGATGGCGCATTGGAGCTAGGGCTAAAAACGGAGCGAATACGGACGGATAATACACGtattgtatttgttttcatattttaggt from Oryza brachyantha chromosome 3, ObraRS2, whole genome shotgun sequence carries:
- the LOC102699482 gene encoding nuclear transport factor 2-like isoform X1, producing MAVQAGNSVTPISPQVISGAFVQQYYHILHETPDQVHRFYQDASIVGRPNSTGVMEYVSTTADINRMILSMDFSNYLTEIETADAQLSHKDGVLIVVTGSLTSEGICRRFAQSFFLAPQESGGYVVLNDIFRFIVERPPVAINQITQENENNQNAASLAETDPNPAEDGMVSDPVAVENNFADGEVTNSTLDGTSVENNATVESPEQMSKEEEPRKTPVAAPTPTSQKDVTKKSYASIVKVMKEVPLTPVAKPKPAPKPVIKTAEASEKPSVKSTQTVEITPNDDNVAENNTSNDEQGYSVFVKSLPYNVTVQMVEEEFKKFGAIKPSGIQVRNNKIDRFCFGFIEFESQQSMKAAIEASPILMGGKEVFVEEKRTTTRVVNGVVITRGDNGNGGGGGRFQSGRGAFRGDNFRGRGGGYANNANYHGGDNFNRRSDLRNRTEFSGRGRGPPPGNGYQQNGFHPARPFQNGNGRFTRVNNSPRQTPVAA
- the LOC102699482 gene encoding nuclear transport factor 2-like isoform X2; protein product: MAVQAGNSVTPISPQVISGAFVQQYYHILHETPDQVHRFYQDASIVGRPNSTGVMEYVSTTADINRMILSMDFSNYLTEIETADAQLSHKDGVLIVVTGSLTSEGICRRFAQSFFLAPQESGGYVVLNDIFRFIVERPPVAINQITQENENNQNAASLAETDPNPAEDGMVSDPVAVENNFADGEVTNSTLDGTSVENNATVESPEQMSKEEEPRKTPVAAPTPTSQKDVTKKSYASIVMKEVPLTPVAKPKPAPKPVIKTAEASEKPSVKSTQTVEITPNDDNVAENNTSNDEQGYSVFVKSLPYNVTVQMVEEEFKKFGAIKPSGIQVRNNKIDRFCFGFIEFESQQSMKAAIEASPILMGGKEVFVEEKRTTTRVVNGVVITRGDNGNGGGGGRFQSGRGAFRGDNFRGRGGGYANNANYHGGDNFNRRSDLRNRTEFSGRGRGPPPGNGYQQNGFHPARPFQNGNGRFTRVNNSPRQTPVAA